Below is a genomic region from Pyrococcus kukulkanii.
CCGAACGTATAGATTTCGTACTCTAGCTGGCCAGTTTCAAAGTCCCTGACCTCTATTACGGGCCTTGCAAGATCCTCTTCCTTCATTCCGGTAGGCACCTTTACTTTGTACTCGAGCGTTAGAACCTTGGCGACTCTACCAGCTTTGATGAATATCACAGTATCAACTATCTGGGGGATCATACCTAGCTCTACCCTGCCGATAAACCTCTGAATTGCATCTATGGGCTTGGTCGCGTGAACAACTCCAACCATTCCAACGCCCGCGAGTCTTAGGTCGGTGTAGATTAGGAAGTCGCTAGTTTTTCTCATCTCATCGAATATAGTGTAGTCCGGTCTGACGAGTAGGAGTACGTCCCCAGTCTTCTCCATGCTTCCGTTAAGGGCAGTGTACTGAGTTATCTCCTCGCTAACTTGGAGATCCCTGGGTTTCTCCATTGTCTTAACTATCTTGCCCATTGAAGCATACCACTCCGCTAACGCCTGGACGAAAGTTGTTTTACCTGCTCCTGGGGGCCCTGCGACTAAAATTCCTTCAGCTTTCTCCTTTAACCTCTCAAGGAGCTTCTCGCTTAGGTTGTAATCCTCGATACTAAGCTTCTTCACCGGCCTTACCGCGGTAATCTCAATTCTATCCGAGAATGGGGGCCTAGCTATGACGATTCTGTAGCTCCTAAGCTGAACGACCGTTGCTCCCGGCTCGTCAAGCTCTATAAAGCTCTCTGGATCTCTCCTCGCTCTCTCCACTATGTCATCGGCTATCTCCTCAAGCTCTTCTTCAGTTAATGGTTTATCTCTTATCGAGACTAATCTCCATTCTCCCGGCCTTCCCTTCTTAGCCAGAGGCTTAACTCCTGCCTTTAAGTGAACGCTCATTGTTTCCTCATCAAAGAAGTCCTCCAACCTAGTCTTCGGCTCCCTTCTGCTCTCAAGGTATATCACCTCAATCCCCTTGGCTATCGCTATGTCCCTCTGGACTTGATCTCCAGTTATTAGGACAGCGTTAAGCTCCCTTGCAACCTC
It encodes:
- a CDS encoding PINc/VapC family ATPase; amino-acid sequence: MRVIVPDTSVIVDGRLTQYLKRVKEKVKVVVPEAVIAEIEHQANEGKAIGHTGLEELKRLREMADKGKILLEFYGERPELWQIRRAKAGEIDHMVREVARELNAVLITGDQVQRDIAIAKGIEVIYLESRREPKTRLEDFFDEETMSVHLKAGVKPLAKKGRPGEWRLVSIRDKPLTEEELEEIADDIVERARRDPESFIELDEPGATVVQLRSYRIVIARPPFSDRIEITAVRPVKKLSIEDYNLSEKLLERLKEKAEGILVAGPPGAGKTTFVQALAEWYASMGKIVKTMEKPRDLQVSEEITQYTALNGSMEKTGDVLLLVRPDYTIFDEMRKTSDFLIYTDLRLAGVGMVGVVHATKPIDAIQRFIGRVELGMIPQIVDTVIFIKAGRVAKVLTLEYKVKVPTGMKEEDLARPVIEVRDFETGQLEYEIYTFGEEVSVVPIKKEEKAPALKLAEKRLKQEIQRFLPDVYTEVELVSPHKAVIYADEFDIPTIIGKKGKRIQELEKRLGISIDVKSFAEKQPEVKEKIPVEIEEKKKSIVLRVSPDYARKPLRFYAGNDYVFTATPSKKGVVKVSKSSPVGKLLKRYLDEGFSIWASL